CGAACGCGCCATCGAACGCCAGCGCCAGGGAGCGCGCACCGCTGTGCGACTCGTCCGGATCAATACTGGCGGAAACGCCGGCGCGCGCGTCGTAGTGCCAGTCGAGGCCGCCGTTCAGCACGTCGCGTTCGAAGCCGGCGTTGACGATCAGATTGTCCGGCTGCGCCTCGTAGCCGCGCAGTGCAGGCAGCGTCGCCACCAACTGGTTCCACGCGGGACGCACCTGCTCATCGTAGTCGTGGTCGAGCAGGTACGTGATGTACTTGTAGCCGCGCACAGGGTCAAACGGCTTTCCGAGCTTCAACAGCGCGGGCCAGACCAGCGCCGCGCCGGCGGCGTCGTTCTGGCGGATCAGCAGCTCAAGCAGTGAGAGGTGTGCGGTTGGCAGCGGCGGTATGCCCTCGCGGAGCATGAGGCCGGGATCGCGCGTGGCCCGCCATTCCAACTGAACGCCGGGTTCGAGCAGAGTGTCCTGGTACTGCATCGCCAGCCGCAGCTGGTGCAGCGCTTCGGTGGTTTCGCCGCGCACAAAGTTGAAGTTGGCCGCTTCCCACAGCACCGCCGGTGTTTTGGGATCGGCGGCCACGGCCTCGGCGAGGGCGGTATCGCGCAGCTTCTCGTCACCCGCGTTCTGCGCGGTCCCGGCGAGCTGCAGCCAGCAGTAGGGATCGTCGCGATTGAGCGCCACGCCGGCCTGCAATTCGGCGATCGCAGCGTGGAAGTCCTGTTTCTCCTGCCAGAGCCGGCGGCCCAGGCGACAATGATAGGCAGCGTTGCCGGGCTGAATTTCCGTGGCGCGCTGCAGCCCGGCCACGTCGCCGTTGTCGGCGTAGTCGGAGGCGCGGTAGACCTGGACGCAGGTGAGGGCGTACGCGAGGACGGCGGCGCAGGCCGGTAACAGGACGGCAAAGCGGAGTCCCGCCGATTTCCAGGGGAGGGTCATGGCACTTCAGCCGCCAAGCGGGTGTGGCTACACGGCAGAATCTTCGTCGCCGTACCCGTACCCGTAGCCGTACCGCTTCCGTTGGGTGTAG
This portion of the Terriglobales bacterium genome encodes:
- a CDS encoding carbohydrate binding domain-containing protein; its protein translation is MTLPWKSAGLRFAVLLPACAAVLAYALTCVQVYRASDYADNGDVAGLQRATEIQPGNAAYHCRLGRRLWQEKQDFHAAIAELQAGVALNRDDPYCWLQLAGTAQNAGDEKLRDTALAEAVAADPKTPAVLWEAANFNFVRGETTEALHQLRLAMQYQDTLLEPGVQLEWRATRDPGLMLREGIPPLPTAHLSLLELLIRQNDAAGAALVWPALLKLGKPFDPVRGYKYITYLLDHDYDEQVRPAWNQLVATLPALRGYEAQPDNLIVNAGFERDVLNGGLDWHYDARAGVSASIDPDESHSGARSLALAFDGAFDDVGVTQRVAVRPNTEYVFSAWFKPDLESVSAPHFVIWNGAGTIQLLNTSPMMGTPNWRELRGQFTTGDTHTVWLRIRRNEPLSQIRGHLWIDDLVLRPR